CGCGAAGAGGCCTGCTACCACGACGAACTTGCCGAGATGTCGCGGTTGCGCGTGCTGCACGGCTACACCCGCACCCCCGCATACGGCGACCTGCAGGGCTATTTCGGCGCCGAGCATCTTCAGGCCGCTATGCCGAACCCCGAAGCGGTGTACGTGTGCGGGCCGCCGGCGCTGGTGGCGGCCGTGCGCGAGCAGTGCCCCGACGCAATCTCAGAGAGCTTCGTGCCCCCGGTCTTCACTGCTCCGGCCGACCCTTCCGGTGGCCAGGTGAGCTTCCTCGGCAGCACCGTCTCGGTGGTCGACGACGGCAGGACTCTGTTGGAGCAGGCCGAAGCGGCCGGCCTACAACCGGCCAGCGGATGCCGGATGGGCATCTGCCACAGCTGCACATGCCGAAAAACCGGTGGCGCGGTGCGAAACCTGATCACCGGCGCGATCTCCACCGCCGAGAGCGAAGACATCCAGATCTGCGTGTCGGTGCCCGTCGGCGACGTCGAAATCGATTTGTAGAAAACGAAAGGAGCCAATCATGACTCAGTCAGTTCTCGAGCAGCCGCAGACCGAGCAGCCGCGGGCGCTCGAACAGTCGCAGGTTCTCAAGCGCTCAGATCTGCCGGCGAACCTCGATGCATTTGGTGCCGAGCTCGATGCCCTCCGCCAGCGCGTCCTGGACGACCTCGGCGAGCGCGACGCCGACTACATCCATCGGATGATCAAGGCGCAGCGCACCTTGGAGGTCGGCGGGCGCGCCCTGCTGTTCTTCAGCATCATCCCGCCGGCCTGGCTGGCCGGCACGGTGATGCTGGGCTTGTCGAAGATCCTCGACAACATGGAGATCGGCCACAACGTCATGCACGGCCAGTACGACTGGATGGGCGAACCGGCGTTGTACGGCAGGGACTTCGAGTGGGACAACGCCTGCCCAGCCGACCAGTGGCGGCACTCGCACAACTACATGCACCACACCCACACCAACATCGTCGGCATGGACCGCGATGTGGGCTACGGCATCCTGCGCATGAGCGACAAACAACCCTGGGAGCCCTACTTCCTCGGTAACCCGCTCTACGCCTTCCTACTGATGGTGCTGTTCCAGTACGGCGTGGCGGTGCACGAGCTGGAGACCGAACGCATCCGGGCCGGCGAGATCGGATTCGCCGACAAGAAGGAGATGCTGCTTGAGACCTGGCAGAAGGTTCGTCGCCAGACCCTCAAAGACTATGTCGCCTTCCCCCTGCTGGCCGGGCCGTTCGCACCACTGGTGTTCGCCGGCAACATGACCGCCAACCTGATGCGCAACGTGTGGTCTTACACGATCATCTTCTGCGGGCATTTCCCTGACGGCACACAGGAGTTCACCGTTGAAGAGACCGAGAACGAGTCCCGCGGGATGTGGTACTACCGCCAGATCCTCGGCTCGGCGAACCTCACCGGCGGCAAGTGGTTCCACATCTTCAGCGGCAACCTGTCGTTCCAGGTGGAGCACCACCTCTTCCCCGACCTGCCGGCGCACCGCTACGCCGAAATCGCGCCGCAGGTGCGGGAAATCTGCGAGC
The window above is part of the Mycolicibacter sp. MU0102 genome. Proteins encoded here:
- a CDS encoding fatty acid desaturase family protein; protein product: MTQSVLEQPQTEQPRALEQSQVLKRSDLPANLDAFGAELDALRQRVLDDLGERDADYIHRMIKAQRTLEVGGRALLFFSIIPPAWLAGTVMLGLSKILDNMEIGHNVMHGQYDWMGEPALYGRDFEWDNACPADQWRHSHNYMHHTHTNIVGMDRDVGYGILRMSDKQPWEPYFLGNPLYAFLLMVLFQYGVAVHELETERIRAGEIGFADKKEMLLETWQKVRRQTLKDYVAFPLLAGPFAPLVFAGNMTANLMRNVWSYTIIFCGHFPDGTQEFTVEETENESRGMWYYRQILGSANLTGGKWFHIFSGNLSFQVEHHLFPDLPAHRYAEIAPQVREICERYGVPYNTGPLLKQFGSVVRKICKLALPWN